The sequence CACATGACTCAATTTCATCAAACTTGAACCTTTTTATTAATCATGTTCATCTACAAACAATTGCAGGGTGAAGTAGCTCTAATGGGTACTTTTGGATTATGAGAGTATGTTCCTCACTTTCCTTTAGCTAGGTAAGATTTAAACCGTTTGTGGCCGGTATTCTAGTGCTTGATTCAATAGAGTTTGCATTAGTCACATGCTTAAGGGTTCTACATGAGCCTAAGATTGCAATTTGCTTGGCCCAAATTCACACTTTGGGTGATTACTAGAATTAGCATTTACGGAAAGACACTAAAGTGCCACCCTGGTGTCTTAAATATTGATATTGTAGGTTTCAAACTGagttgggttgggttgggttgggtcGGTTGGGTTAATTGTCAAATGGTTTGGTCAAAACGGTATCATCATTCTTGTTCTTGTATTTTATAAAAAAATGTTGGCATGCCTACTATTCCCGGTTAAGCATAGCCTGGATCAAGTATCAATTCATCACTAAGAGGGGGGGTAATAAACTAAGGGATTCTTTCAGGGTTATATCCCAACCTTCAATGCAAAACCTAGGAAGCAACTGATGCACACCTGAGGCGAAATTCTACCAGCCAGTCATCGATAGCAACTGATCCAATACTAATGGGACATGCtcaaatcaaaggcctggaaaagTTCAGGCGAGAAATATACGAGTAAACCTATATTATAGGGATCATGATTTTATACCCAAATCAAAAGAAGAACAAAGTAATAATGATGGCCAAAACTCTCATGAAATAAAGAGAGGATCGAGACTAGAGAATTTGGACAAGTTTTCTGATAATAATTTTTCAAAGCAAAATACAAGTTATACTGGAAAGAAACAATTGTGCTAGCTAACTAACTGCATAAAATAACTTCTAGTGCTACACAATGAAAACTAAacaagatagatagatagataggatAACGTGTGTGCACGGAAAGGAGATGTTGACCATAATCCTCGCCCATTATACATCTACATTCTGTTAACAAAAACTGAAACAATTGGGCCACAGCATGGACTTCAATTAATGTAAAGAGCTGTCATCTTTCTTCTACGTATGGGCCTAGCAATGTTGGTCCAATATTTGATCCAGTAACAGATCGATCGCAACCCTGCCAGGATACGAGGACTTGTTCTTCTCCATTATGATCACACAAATCTTGTATTGTCTCATGTAGAAGAACCTGCTGATGTTGTTGTTAAGTGTTATTAATGCCATGGATGAGGAGCCCACAAGATATGATGGCATGTTCGGAGGTTGGCGTCCATATATAAAAAAATGAACCTTCAACATAATATACTCTGATTAACTTGTAAACCCAACTAAAAGAACAATGTACTCACAATAAAAAGACAGCTAACCAAATACCAAATTCTTTGAATCTGTACAAACTATGCAAACATCACTCTAATTTTGTACTCCATAATTAAGTAAAAACTAGCATTATACTAAAACTTACTAATAAATCAGTTACCCAAGAAACTATCTACTTTGGTGTTCACAGAAGCGGAAAGAAACTTCATGCAAATTGGAGCATTAACACCAAACATAGACAATACAGCCGCTGGCACGCCCCACAACGAGTCACCACAAATCATACCCGACGCCACAGCCGGTGCGAGTTCTTTAGCCGACTTTTTATTCTTCTTCTCCCATATGAAAAGAATCAAACTCCCAACACACATATCGATCGCAAAATAAGAGCCAAGGTAAAATGGAATTGCCATACACATAGGACTCGGGATAAACCTGTATAATCCATACTTTGTTTCATACTTCTTCAAAACAACAGTTAAAAGATTAACAACCATTGCACCAATGAAGAATCCAATCGAAAGTTTCAAACAGTTATGTGGAAGAGAACTGAATCCTTCACTACCAAGAACTGCAATTCCACGGAAAAGAGCACCGTATGGTGCAGGGTAAGATCCGTGTGGATCACCAACAGAATACGCACGATAAAAGAACCAAAAGACTAACGGTGACATAACACATCCCATTGCGGTTCCAAGAACTTGGCTAAAGAACATAGAACGAGGTGATGATAGCGTAAGGTATCCTGTTTTGAAATCTTGCATTAAATCAGAAGCTGTAGAAACAATATTCATCATCACACCACATGCTGCAAGACCCGCAACGATTCCACCGTGTTGCATCCCGGCCCACCCACTGAAAATCAAGATGGCTAGTTTACCGTAGTTGGAAGCTAGTGACCAGTCGGTTAGACCACAACCATATGCGTTACAAAAGGCTAGGACCGGGGCTATAAGGTAGGCTAAGAGCAAATGGTACCATTTTAATTGTGGGAAGATAAAGAGTGGCACTATGATTATAGATATAGCCGCCAAGGCTATGTAACCTCCAAAAGCTGTTAAGTTAGAGATTTGATCTTTAATGAAGTACTCGTTCCTTCTTTGTTCATCAAAACTAACCGGTGTATTATTGTTAGAAGATGAAGATTCTGACTTTTTTGACTTTTGTTTAATTACGGCAGCCGACATCACGATCAACATGTAAATGACCTGAAATAGTCCGTCTCCAAGCATAGTTGCAACAGCAAGAAATACCTGTGGAAAGAAACCATAAGAAACTTAAGAACACAATAAAAATACAATTAGAGACTATACCActtttgacccattacccaacaGCCCGCCCGTTTTGTCAGCAGTAATTCAAGTTTTGAGGTACGTACCCTGTATCCTTGAATGCCATGAAGACTGCTTGCTGATAAATTGGCTGAGTACCATATTCCCTTCTTAGTTTCAATAATCGGCCACATTATACCCCAAGACAAAATTGCCCCCAAAAGTAAAGAAATGTTAACCATATAGGGACAGATCATACCGATACCAACATATGTCGAAGAGAAGTCAAAATAGAACCTGCAAGACaatacaaaattaatatatcaTGCAAGATTAAAACCATGTATGTCTAATTAACGGAGAAATACATAAAGAAAACGGAAAACGGAAATTTGAAAACGAAAAGATAATACTAACTTTTGAGAAAAGGCTTTTAGACCAAAAGTGGGGAAACTAGCAAACCCACAGTTATCAGCAGCAGCGAAAAACCATTGGAAAAACGCCCACACAAAGCTAAAAGAGAATGACTTGAATAGCATCGAGACTTGTTTCCTGTGACAAAATTCCAATAATAAAGAACTATTCTGTAGCAGATATAAACTCTTTCATGGtgtatacatatttacatatatcaaAACATTATATGTTTAATAGGTTGTATACATTAGGAATACACCCTGAACTACTTTCAACCAATCAAATTGGTTAATAATACCAATATTTTTTCACAATTATAGTTGGTTGTGATAAGTATAATAGAAATTGACCCTTTTAATAAATAGATGGGACAGAGTTACCCCTGTAAAAGCTACAATATAAATCGATTACTTACTTTGCTAACTTGGCACCTTTTGGAGTGTGGAAGCTGTTTATAAGGTATGCAGTAGCAGTTCCGCTAGGATAAGTGAGCTTTAACTTCATAATCATCATCTGAATGACATAAACAATCAGAACATAAGTAACAGAATAATGAATATGATAACATATGTAACATACAGTTGATTTATAAAAGATGCATACCCTGCGTAGGGGCACAATCGAGAAGAGACCGACAAAGCTGACAGCAAAGAGATATGCAATCATCCACCCTGGAGCCAGTTTCTTGACATTAAGTGGATCGTTTCCAACATCTAATTGGGAAGCAACCTTTGAACTCATTCCCAACAAGTAACTTGCTGTCCCACCTGTAACCATCACATTTGAAATAATACGTGTTTATTACATACGAACTTTAATTTACAGCATAATCAAAGGTTATCAATGGTTCCCTACAACAATACAAAGTATGGACTCGGCGATTAAAAGCTGATTagccaacaattttttttttattcatacCATATCTATATCATGTATCAACGTATTACATTAAACTTAATTTCACATATAAACaataataaaactaaaaattatgctATATCTTAAAGGTGCGATTGAGCATGGTGCTCTAGAAAACAATTAATCTGATCCATAACCTAATTTTTCTTATAATTATATAGCATTATCAATTAATTAGTTTGATAAAAAGTCATAACGTAATTGACACATATACACTAATctgatttattttatttatttaaacagtcaagtcttaaaaatttttgagatttatatTGTTACTTTTATCCTTATTTCAATCTCAATTTCACTGATTTTTTTCAATTcaatattaagtattatagataGAATTACATATAACACACACAAAATAAGAAACACACACAaaataagaaagttataaaaaaagaaaagaaaaagaagtgaAGAACATACTGCTAAAAGCAATTCCAGAAGACGCCACAACGCAAGTCTGAATAACAGTATTCTCCTGTCGCGTAAACGGCTGCTTTAACAATCCGCATTTATCGAGCATTGCGGTCCATCCTTTGAGCATGGCGAATCCGAGCAAACCGGCAGCAACATTCAGCGAGGGTATAATGCCAGTCGTGAGATTAAGCTTGCAAACAATGAAGTTAAAGACGATCGAAAGCAATAAACTGGTAACGATTGCTCGAAACGTAATCTGGTTTCTCCATGACGGAACTTGTTGAGTTGAAAATACTCGCTCCATTGCTGCTTCTTCAGATTCATTATTATGCAGCGTGTTTTCTTCACCATCATTAATGGTCGTTGACTTCGTTTCTTTTGACGACGCCATTAACTAGTCGTTGCGTAAATTAAACCCTAACGAGCGAATTGTAATTGTTATTTCGACGACGAGCAGAATAGCACTCGTATTATATAGATAGAGTAAGAAGAATCCTTGTTGGATTATGAGTGGAATTACATAGCGAATCAAGAGTTTGTTGAGAATTACCGTTTTTTTCTCCACGATAATTAGCTGTCTattaaataattttaattttaattattaattattacttgTACGTATTATATAGAGACAGAGTTAAGAAGAATCCTTGTTGGATTATGAGTGGAATTATATAGCGAATCAAGAGTTTGTTGACAATTACCCTTTTTTTCTCCACGATAATTAGCTGCATATTAAATTAGTTTTAATCTTCTCTATCAATCAATCTCTTCCCTAACCGTAATCGCTGACAATGATCCAATTCAAACGGCCCACAGCTACTGGGCCCAAACTTTAGCCCATATACAAATTGTTAATAGTGCTCTACCATAGGGGCGGAAGTAGTAACGGACAAGCGGGCACTCACCCCCTGTGAATTCGAAATTTTTAGTGCAAAAATTTTGATTTTTTTGATTTTGCCTGTGGATTTTTTTAATCAAATAGTCTTCCAATTTTGCCACCAAAGTCTCCATATTTTTGTCCAAAAGTCTTATTATTTTGCCCAAAGACCTCCTTATGTTACCGAAAAAAACTTCATATTTTACCAAAAGCatccatattttgccaaaaaaattgttgcgtttttaaatttttttgccccaataaaaaaaatttatgtatCCGCCACTGTCTGTAACACCTACGTTATCCTCTACATTctctatgtatacatata comes from Rutidosis leptorrhynchoides isolate AG116_Rl617_1_P2 chromosome 4, CSIRO_AGI_Rlap_v1, whole genome shotgun sequence and encodes:
- the LOC139844967 gene encoding probable metal-nicotianamine transporter YSL12, translating into MERVFSTQQVPSWRNQITFRAIVTSLLLSIVFNFIVCKLNLTTGIIPSLNVAAGLLGFAMLKGWTAMLDKCGLLKQPFTRQENTVIQTCVVASSGIAFSSGTASYLLGMSSKVASQLDVGNDPLNVKKLAPGWMIAYLFAVSFVGLFSIVPLRRMMIMKLKLTYPSGTATAYLINSFHTPKGAKLAKKQVSMLFKSFSFSFVWAFFQWFFAAADNCGFASFPTFGLKAFSQKFYFDFSSTYVGIGMICPYMVNISLLLGAILSWGIMWPIIETKKGIWYSANLSASSLHGIQGYRVFLAVATMLGDGLFQVIYMLIVMSAAVIKQKSKKSESSSSNNNTPVSFDEQRRNEYFIKDQISNLTAFGGYIALAAISIIIVPLFIFPQLKWYHLLLAYLIAPVLAFCNAYGCGLTDWSLASNYGKLAILIFSGWAGMQHGGIVAGLAACGVMMNIVSTASDLMQDFKTGYLTLSSPRSMFFSQVLGTAMGCVMSPLVFWFFYRAYSVGDPHGSYPAPYGALFRGIAVLGSEGFSSLPHNCLKLSIGFFIGAMVVNLLTVVLKKYETKYGLYRFIPSPMCMAIPFYLGSYFAIDMCVGSLILFIWEKKNKKSAKELAPAVASGMICGDSLWGVPAAVLSMFGVNAPICMKFLSASVNTKVDSFLGN